CGTGAAGGGAACGTACACCAGGCGCGAGGCGATCGTCGCCGGCCTCTTTGGCGTGGCTGTCGCCGGCATTGTGTGGGGTCCTGTCATTCTTCGTCCGTTTGGCTCTGCCCCTGCCATTGATCTTCGAACGCTCCAGTTTCAGCAAGACCGGCCCGCGGTACAGGCCCGTCTGTCGCCACCGGCCAGGGTCACAAAGACAAAACCGACCAGCCGCG
The DNA window shown above is from Candidatus Methylomirabilis limnetica and carries:
- a CDS encoding ComEA family DNA-binding protein; amino-acid sequence: MKGTYTRREAIVAGLFGVAVAGIVWGPVILRPFGSAPAIDLRTLQFQQDRPAVQARLSPPARVTKTKPTSRVDINHADAVTLQTLPGIGPTLAQRIITHRKGYGRFTGADGLREVEGIGLRRFEKLEPWIEAR